The nucleotide sequence CCCGATGCCATCGTGGAGGACATCGAAGGGGTCGAGATGTTCTCGCTCACCAGCGTGGGCATCGACATCGGCTCCTCCACCTCGCACCTGGTCTTCTCCCATCTGACCCTCAGGCGGGAGGGGGCCGGGCTCTCGGCCCGGTTCAGGGTCACCGACCGGGAGGTGCTGTACCGTTCACCCATAATGCTGACGCCGTACAGCTCCGGCACGCTCATCGACACGGCCAAGGTGGAGGACTTCATACACGAGTCCTACCGCGTGGCCGGCTACACCCACGACGACATCGACACCGGCGCCGTGGTGATCACCGGGGAGGCCCTCAACAAGGAGAACTCCCGCCCTATCCTCGAGTACTTCGCCAAGGATTCCGGCAAGTTCATCTGCGCCTCCGCCGGACCCAACCACGAAGCGCTGCTGGCGGCCTACGGCTGCGGCGCGGTGGACCTGTCGAAATCGGCCGGCGCCACGGTGCTCAACATCGACATGGGCGGCGGCACCACCAAGCTGTCGGTCATTCGGGAAGGAACGGTGACGCAGACTGCGGCCATCAGCGTGGGCGCCCGTCTCATCGCCTTTGACGAAAACGACGTGGTGACGCGGGTGGAGCTCCCGGCCACGTTCATCACCAAGGAGCTGGGCACGCCGGTGGAGGTGGGTCAGACGATCACGGACGACGTCAAAAGGGCGTTCGCCGCCTACATGGGGACCTATCTCTTCAACGTCATCCAGGCGAAGCCGTTGTCCGATCTTGAGGCACACCTGTTGGTGACCGATCAGCTACCCGGCTACGAGGGCCTGAACAGCATCGACCACATCGTTTTCTCCGGCGGGGTCTCGGAACACATCTACGACCACGATACGCCGTCCTTCGGCGACGTCGGCCCCCATCTGGGTAAAGAGATCCGGGAGCGCATCGACGAGCTCAACCGGGCGGACCTGGTCAAGGAGCCCACGGAAGGTATCCGCGCCACCGTCATCGGCGCTGGCGAGTACACCATCCAGGCCAGCGGCAACACCAGCTACATCTCCAGCGAGACGCCGCTTCCGGTTTACGGCCTGCAGGTGGTGAAGGCGCTCATCGACGAGAATTCCGACATGCAGGGCACCATCCGGACGGCGCTGGCCAAGTTCGACCTGGAGAAATACAAGCCGGGTCTGGCCCTGGCCCTGGGCCTGCAGGGCGTGCCCAACTACAAGTTCATCCGGCGCGTGGCCGAGGGCATCGCCGCGGTCGTCAACGACGCGGAAGAGTCGCAAGACGAGGATCTGAACGTGTTTCTGATCCTGGACATGGACGTGGCCAAATCGCTCGGGGGCATCCTCAAGGAAGAGCTGAAGATCGCGCCCGAAATCATTGCGGTCGACGGCATTGACGTGGGTGACCTGGACTTCATCGACGTCGGCAGCGCCATGGGCGTCACCGAGGTCATCCCGGTCACCATCCGCTCATTCATGTTTCCGGAGAGCCGGCTGGTCTAACCCTAACGAAATCACTCAGAGGAACCACGGCCCGGCAGTACGCAATCGTTGCGCTGCCGGGCCGTTCTCGTTGGAGCGCCAACGGCGACGTGCCGCCCGCGCAACGGAACCCCTTCACCGCGTTGCGCCAATGGGGCCGGTAGCGGTGTGAGCAGTCGCATTCCCCCGAAGGTCCGCACAGGGCCTTGAAGGAATCGCCCTCCGTTCCCACCTCCGTGGAGGTCCACTCCCAGATGTCGGCCTGCTTCTTCAGGTTACCGCCGTTGCACGCCGCCTGCCATTCGGCAACGGTGGGCAGACGCTTTCCCCCCGCCCACTGGCAAAAGGCCACCGCATCGTTCCAGGTCACCAGCACCACGGGATCGGACGCCGATCCTTCGGGGTGCATGCCTTCCGTCCAATGCTCCGGCGCGGGGCGGCCGGTGGCATGGATGAATTGCCGGTACTGGCGGTTGGTCACCTCGGCCGGGTCGAGGACCTCGGACCGGCCTTCCCGCGCTCCCGTCACCGCCGCCAGAAGCAGCGTCAGGGCAAGCCACAAGAACCTTTTCGGAACGGATGCGGTGGTGCCGGAGTGCATGACTGTCCCTCCTTTCCCGGTCACCGTTCTCATATCTCGCGTCTCGCGGCAAGGCGTCCGCCGTCCAACGGAACCGGTACACATCAAACACCGCGTGTGGTAGGAAGATGCTTTGTTTTCAGGGTCCCGACCACCCATATCTTCAACAACCTTCCAGAGGTGAGCCAATGGCGGAAACGCACAGCGTGGGAGTTCCCACACCCCGGATCGACGGTGAATACAAGGTAAGCGGCAAGGCCAAGTACGCGGTGGACGTGACGTTCCCCGACATGCTCTGGGGCAAGATCCTGCGCAGCCCCATCTCCTACGGCCGCATCAAAAGCATCGACACCAGCAAGGCCATGCAGGTGCCCGGCGTGGTCGGCATCCTCACCGGCGAAGACGTTGCCGGACTGCGCATCGGCCGGCGTGTGGTGGACATGCCCATCGTGGCGGACGGCATCGTGCGCTTCATCGGCGAGAAGGTGGCGGCGGTGTCCGCCGAGACGGAAGACGCGGCCGAGGAGGCCGCCGCGCTCATCGAGGTCGAGTATGAGGAAATGGATCCCGTGCTGGATCCCGTCGAGGCCATGGAATCCTCGTCGCCGCTGCTTCACCCGGAGGTCCACACCTACAAGGGACTGCCCCAGAAGCTCGCCGGCCCCACCAACCGGGTGATCTACGTCAGTTGGGAGAAGGGCGAGATCGAGAAAGGGTTCGCCGAGGCGGACGTCATCGTCGAGAACACCTTCACCACGCCCAAGGTCCACCAGGCCTACATCGAGCCGCATTCCTGCGTGGCCAAGACCGACCCGGCCACGGGCGCGGCCGAGATCTGGGCGTGCAGCAAGGTACCCTACGGCATCCGCGGCCAGGTAGCCGCCGCGGTGCAGGTGGACCCCGAGTCTATCGTCGTGCATCCGTGCTACATCGGCGGCGACTTCGGCGGCAAGGGCGACTTCATGGACATCGCCCTGTGCTACTCGCTGTCGAAGAAGAGCGGCGGACGGCCGGTCAAGATCGTCATGGACTACGACGAGGAGTTCATCGCCGGCAACCCGCGCCACGCTTCCATCATCAAGGTCAAGACCGGCGCCAAGAAGGACGGCACCATCACCGCCCATCACATGGACTTCATCTTCGATACCGGCGCCTACTGCGCGTTCAAGCCCAACGGCATCTTGGGCGGACCGCAGAAGTCCCCCGGCCCCTACAACATGCCCAACACCTTCGTGGAAGAGCACATGGTGTACACCAACCAGGTGCCGTGCGGGCACATGCGCTCGCCGGGCGATCCGCAGGGATTCTTCGCCAACGAGAGCCAGCTCGACCTGCTGGCCGAGGCGCTGGGCATGAATCCGGCGGACCTGCGCAAGAAAAACCTGCTGGAGGGTGTCGCGGATTCGCCCGTGGGCGAGAAGGTCGACTACGTCGGCTCCAACGCGGTGTTCGACAAGGCCCTCGACGAGGTCAAGTACTACGAGCCCCGGCCCAAGAACGTCGGCAAGGGCATCGGCCTCGTGCAGTGGTCGGTGAACGGCGGCAAGGGGCTGGTGAAGTTCAGGCTCGACGATACCGGTACCCTGACGGTTTCGTCCGCCATGCTGGACCAGGGCGTCGGCACCTTCACGCTGCTGGAGCAGATGGCGGAGCAGGAGCTCAAGATTCCGGCCGAGAGCATCAAGTTCGAGCACTTCGACACCAGCGTCGGCATCCAGGACTCCGGCCTCGGCGGCAGCCGCGGCACCCGGGTGTACGGCAACGCCGGCTACGACGGCATCATGAAGACCCGTGAGGAGTTGCTGGACGCCGGCGCCAACGCGTTGGACGCTCCCAGGGAAGACCTCGACCTCGCCGACGGCGAGGTGGTGCACAAGAGCGCCGGCCGGGGCCTCAGTTATGCCGACGTGGTCAAGAAGAAGGGCTCGGCCATCGAGACCGAGGGGCTCTACGACGACACGTCCAAGGTGGCGGACGCCGCCATGTGCGCGCAGATCGCCGAGGTGGAGGTGGACCCCGAAACCGGCAACGTCGAGCTCAAGCGTCTGGTCACGAGCCACAGCACCGGCACCATCCTGAACCCGCTGATGCACCAGGGCCAGATCGAAGGCGCCAGCATGACCGGCATCGGCTACGGCCTGATGGAGCACCTCATGGTGGACGACGGCAAGGTCACCACCGCCAACTTCGGCGACTACAAGATCCCCACGGTCCGGGACGTCCCGGAACTGACCACGCTGGTGACCGAGCACAAGCGCGGCCCCGGCCCCTACAACAGCATGGCCATCGGCGAGACCGCCAACATCCCCACGGCCGGCGCCATCGCCAACGCCGTGGCCGACGCCGTCGGCGTCCGCATCACGTCGCTGCCGATTACGTCCGAGAAGGTATTCGAGGCATTGAACCGGAAGAGCTAGACCGGCTGGACCGGACAGCACGCCGACAAGGGGCGGAACGGATCCTCGCGGGAATGAGCCGCGAGGGGACGTTCCGCCCCTTTTTGTTTCGGGCGTTCCCCTGGTTGTCGTATTTGAGAATCCGCTACTTCAGCCGATTGTTGAATATGGCAATCAACCGTCGAGGGACCGCACGTGGGTCAGCCTGTCCGACCAGGAATTCCATGTGGCCGCGGCACAGTATTATGCTTGACGTAACGCATAAAGCCGGTTAGGATTTGAAATGATCGTCAGCTATGGCGACAAACGCACCAAGGCGTTTGCAGATGGTGCCCGGATCAGCGCTTTCTCGGGTTTCGAACGTGCCGCCAGGTTGAAACTTGACAGACTGGAAGCAGCTTACTCGCTCAAGGATGTCGCCGCATTGCCGGGCAACCATTTCGAAGCCCTCAAAGGCGACCGTAAGGGACAGTTCAGCATTCGTATCAACGAACAATGGCGGATTTGCTTTGAGTGGCCGCAGGGGTTCCCTGGACCGGCAGGTGTAGAGATCGTTGACTACCATTAGGAGAGACGGCATGGCCATCCCCGCAATTCATCCGGGCGAGCATCTGGCTGAAGAATTGAAGGAGGCCGGCATGAGCGCGGCTGCGATTGCGCGATTGCTTCAGGTGCCTACCAACCGCATTACCGAGATACTCAACGGGCGGCGCGCCGTCACGGGTGACACGGCCCTCCGGCTGGGGCACTTCTTCGGCACCAGCGCGGAGTTCTGGTTGAACTTGCAGAAGCTGTACGACTTGCGGGTGGCAGAGGAGAAAGCAGGCAAGGGAATTCGGGCGCTGCCGACGCTCAAGGATCGTCACGCTGTGGGTGAGTGAGCTGGCTAGTGCAGCGACTGCGGCTCGCCGAGCAAAAACTCGCCGATCTGGGCGTCGAAGCGGTCGCCGTCGGCGGTGACCATCTGGTAGGTGCCGTGCATGGTGCCGTAGGGGGTGGAGAGGGGGCAGCCGGAGGTGTACTCGAAGGACTGGCCTTCCTCCAGCACGGGGCTCTCGCCCACGACGCCCGGTCCCTTGACCTCCTCCACGTGGCCGGTGGCGTCGGTGATGATCCAGTGGCGGCTTACGAGCTGCACGGTCTCCGAGCCTTCGTTGCTGATCTCCACGGTGTAGAGATAGAACCAGCGGTTGTGCTCGGGAAACGAGCGGTTGGGGTCGTATTGGGTCGTGACATCGACCCGGACGCCGCGCGTGACGGCCGTTGAGCTACCCAAGGGAACCTCCCTGACGTGTTATTCCGTGGATTCGCCGCACACCGACAGGATGGTGAGCGCGTAGACCTTGGTGGCGGCCACCAGGTCGTCGATCTTCATGGCGCGGTTCTGGTGCGGGCTGATGGTTTCCTTCTGGCGCGGCGGCCCGTAGCACACGGCCGGAATCCCCATCTCGTTGAACATGTTCATGTCCCGCCACATGCTGATCTCCGCCGAGGGCGGCGCTGGAGGGTCGCCCCCCAGCACGTCGCGGTGGGCCTGGTCGAGGGAATCGATCAGCACGTCGGCGTTTCGCGCCACGTGGCCCCGGGAGTACTGGTAGACCGACACTTCGGAGTCGAAGTCCAGGGTCGCCATCACGCCCTCGATTTGCCGCTTGATTTCCTGCGGATCGGTCCTGGGGACGATGCGCACGTCGTAGTAGATGTCACAGTAGCCGGGTCCGCCGCGCACCTGCATGACCTGGGCCTTGGGGATCATGGTGCCGCCGGGGAACTCGAAGCGCGCCCTGTGTTCGTAGTCGATGGCCCATTGCTCCAGCGCCATCACCGCGTGGGCCATCTTGATGAAGGGATTGGGATGCGACCGCAGGGTCTCGCCCCGGTCCAGCCGCGGGGTGTAAAGCTCGCGCCCCTTGCAGCGGATCTTGAGCCACACCGCGCCACACTCCCCCATGATGACGCCGAATCCGGAGGTTTCCCCCACGAGGCAGTAGTCCGCGGTGATGCCCCGGTTGATCAGCCACCAGGCGCCGAAGCCCTCTCCCGGAGAGTTCACCCCCTGGGTGTCGTCCACCGACGGCTCGCCGGTCTCGAAGGCGACGCCGGTGACGTAGAGGTCGCCGCCGAGCACGACTCCGGCCTTCTTGAGCGCCCTGGCGGCGATCATGAAGGCGCAGAGCTGGGCCTTGTCGTTGATGAGCCCCTTGCCGAACATCAGCTCGCCGTCCACCCAGGCGCCTTCCATGC is from Deltaproteobacteria bacterium and encodes:
- a CDS encoding xanthine dehydrogenase family protein molybdopterin-binding subunit — translated: MAETHSVGVPTPRIDGEYKVSGKAKYAVDVTFPDMLWGKILRSPISYGRIKSIDTSKAMQVPGVVGILTGEDVAGLRIGRRVVDMPIVADGIVRFIGEKVAAVSAETEDAAEEAAALIEVEYEEMDPVLDPVEAMESSSPLLHPEVHTYKGLPQKLAGPTNRVIYVSWEKGEIEKGFAEADVIVENTFTTPKVHQAYIEPHSCVAKTDPATGAAEIWACSKVPYGIRGQVAAAVQVDPESIVVHPCYIGGDFGGKGDFMDIALCYSLSKKSGGRPVKIVMDYDEEFIAGNPRHASIIKVKTGAKKDGTITAHHMDFIFDTGAYCAFKPNGILGGPQKSPGPYNMPNTFVEEHMVYTNQVPCGHMRSPGDPQGFFANESQLDLLAEALGMNPADLRKKNLLEGVADSPVGEKVDYVGSNAVFDKALDEVKYYEPRPKNVGKGIGLVQWSVNGGKGLVKFRLDDTGTLTVSSAMLDQGVGTFTLLEQMAEQELKIPAESIKFEHFDTSVGIQDSGLGGSRGTRVYGNAGYDGIMKTREELLDAGANALDAPREDLDLADGEVVHKSAGRGLSYADVVKKKGSAIETEGLYDDTSKVADAAMCAQIAEVEVDPETGNVELKRLVTSHSTGTILNPLMHQGQIEGASMTGIGYGLMEHLMVDDGKVTTANFGDYKIPTVRDVPELTTLVTEHKRGPGPYNSMAIGETANIPTAGAIANAVADAVGVRITSLPITSEKVFEALNRKS
- a CDS encoding type II toxin-antitoxin system RelE/ParE family toxin; the protein is MIVSYGDKRTKAFADGARISAFSGFERAARLKLDRLEAAYSLKDVAALPGNHFEALKGDRKGQFSIRINEQWRICFEWPQGFPGPAGVEIVDYH
- a CDS encoding M20/M25/M40 family metallo-hydrolase — protein: MSDTAQRLKEIIDGDREDLVRLCLELGGMPSPHAQERALGEAVVAWLKEAGIDAWLQWITDESVNAVGVIPGAGGGSSLILNAHMDTGPELPSDASEANVRMEGAWVDGELMFGKGLINDKAQLCAFMIAARALKKAGVVLGGDLYVTGVAFETGEPSVDDTQGVNSPGEGFGAWWLINRGITADYCLVGETSGFGVIMGECGAVWLKIRCKGRELYTPRLDRGETLRSHPNPFIKMAHAVMALEQWAIDYEHRARFEFPGGTMIPKAQVMQVRGGPGYCDIYYDVRIVPRTDPQEIKRQIEGVMATLDFDSEVSVYQYSRGHVARNADVLIDSLDQAHRDVLGGDPPAPPSAEISMWRDMNMFNEMGIPAVCYGPPRQKETISPHQNRAMKIDDLVAATKVYALTILSVCGESTE
- a CDS encoding ethanolamine ammonia-lyase reactivating factor EutA, which codes for MVEDIEGVEMFSLTSVGIDIGSSTSHLVFSHLTLRREGAGLSARFRVTDREVLYRSPIMLTPYSSGTLIDTAKVEDFIHESYRVAGYTHDDIDTGAVVITGEALNKENSRPILEYFAKDSGKFICASAGPNHEALLAAYGCGAVDLSKSAGATVLNIDMGGGTTKLSVIREGTVTQTAAISVGARLIAFDENDVVTRVELPATFITKELGTPVEVGQTITDDVKRAFAAYMGTYLFNVIQAKPLSDLEAHLLVTDQLPGYEGLNSIDHIVFSGGVSEHIYDHDTPSFGDVGPHLGKEIRERIDELNRADLVKEPTEGIRATVIGAGEYTIQASGNTSYISSETPLPVYGLQVVKALIDENSDMQGTIRTALAKFDLEKYKPGLALALGLQGVPNYKFIRRVAEGIAAVVNDAEESQDEDLNVFLILDMDVAKSLGGILKEELKIAPEIIAVDGIDVGDLDFIDVGSAMGVTEVIPVTIRSFMFPESRLV
- a CDS encoding HigA family addiction module antitoxin — protein: MRRDGMAIPAIHPGEHLAEELKEAGMSAAAIARLLQVPTNRITEILNGRRAVTGDTALRLGHFFGTSAEFWLNLQKLYDLRVAEEKAGKGIRALPTLKDRHAVGE
- a CDS encoding SUMF1/EgtB/PvdO family nonheme iron enzyme, which translates into the protein MHSGTTASVPKRFLWLALTLLLAAVTGAREGRSEVLDPAEVTNRQYRQFIHATGRPAPEHWTEGMHPEGSASDPVVLVTWNDAVAFCQWAGGKRLPTVAEWQAACNGGNLKKQADIWEWTSTEVGTEGDSFKALCGPSGECDCSHRYRPHWRNAVKGFRCAGGTSPLALQRERPGSATIAYCRAVVPLSDFVRVRPAGSPET
- the apaG gene encoding Co2+/Mg2+ efflux protein ApaG yields the protein MGSSTAVTRGVRVDVTTQYDPNRSFPEHNRWFYLYTVEISNEGSETVQLVSRHWIITDATGHVEEVKGPGVVGESPVLEEGQSFEYTSGCPLSTPYGTMHGTYQMVTADGDRFDAQIGEFLLGEPQSLH